A genome region from Procambarus clarkii isolate CNS0578487 chromosome 78, FALCON_Pclarkii_2.0, whole genome shotgun sequence includes the following:
- the LOC138357510 gene encoding uncharacterized protein: MRESATSGQSQPTPLHTKPSGTTVLVPDPSNPLSDDAPAPGPASDIAVNDTVPTAAATSAPGMVATQKPTTSHPPSPVTSPPIVHTSTEPSTSAVSPTAATKPSGTLLPRPTSGMYSTDSSDEDVSVGTTSPPSQKYNYSSADFLYDAIDPTAMSTRSRTAKKDKPKTKTKDQTLLPPSRKK; the protein is encoded by the exons ATGCGAGAGTCGGCCACAAGTGGCCAG AGTCAACCAACACCTCTTCATACCAAACCTTCAGGGACCACTGTGCTAGTCCCCGACCCTTCAAACCCATTGTCGGATGATGCTCCAGCTCCTGGTCCAGCCTCGGACATTGCTGTGAACGATACTGTGCCTACTGCAGCTGCAACATCTGCTCCTGGCATGGTAGCAACCCAGAAGCCGACGACTTCTCATCCACCATCTCCTGTTACATCTCCACCCATAGTACATACATCCACTGAACCTTCTACATCTGCAGTAAGTCCTACCGCTGCTACTAAACCATCAGGAACACTACTTCCAAGACCCACATCTGGTATGTACTCAACTGACTCATCAGATGAGGATGTCTCTGTGGGAACGACATCTCCACCTTCACAGAAATACAACTATTCATCTGCCGATTTTCTTTATGACGCTATTGATCCCACAGCAATGTCAACACGAAGTCGGACCGCCAAGAAAGACAAGCCGAAAACAAAGACCAAAGATCAGACCTTGCTCCCACCATCAAGAAAGAAGTAA